In a single window of the Antedon mediterranea chromosome 1, ecAntMedi1.1, whole genome shotgun sequence genome:
- the LOC140040341 gene encoding uncharacterized protein, whose protein sequence is MTFNKEKTAVKQWHDGIDGLLFETKTGSLNWYSFTKIFVMLFDKDWNGLIVQKLNGGLVFVRNQHVSINPNAYTYLTNPNVGFQHFIDITYCGKSSYSALQLVSDNHGNTLASNRINLVYVDMETRKSMHLPEFFCEAVIKSHPLSKANQKFDLKEFTCPVDYFKMDITVVYTDLDTNGHATQTSYIRHVLNTFIAGGGSTVLGSLTINDILTMQEFRSSYESEANLGDKLVVKVWYDKYTGLHAHIVDKINPEKVFVRANLGVGNIVAKL, encoded by the exons ATGACTTTCAACAAAGAAAAAACAGCTGTAAAACAATGGCATGATGGGATTGACGGCTTACTGTTCGAGACAAAGACAG GTTCTCTCAACTGGTATTCATTTACTAAAATATTTGTGATGCTGTTTGATAAAGATTGGAATGGTCTTATCGTACAAAAACTGAATGGTGGTTTGGTGTTTGTCCGAAATCAGCATGTTAGCATTAATCCAAATGCATACACATATCTTACCAATCCTAATGTTGGTTTTCAGCATTTTATAGACATCACATATTGTGGAAAATCATCTTACTCAGCCTTGCAACTTGTATCGGATAACCATGGTAACACCCTTGCATCTAATCGCATTAACCTTGTTTATGTTGACATGGAAACGCGTAAGAGTATGCACTTGCCCGAGTTTTTTTGCGAAGCGGTCATAAAATCACATCCTTTGTCAAAAGCAAACCAGAAATTTGACTTGAAAGAATTTACTTGTCCAGTCGATTATTTTAAGATGGATATCACGGTTGTTTACACAGATCTCGACACAAATGGCCATGCTACACAAACATCGTACATCAGACATGTTTTGAATACGTTCATAGCAGGCGGTGGTTCAACGGTGCTAGGTAGCTTAACAATTAATGATATTTTGACAATGCAGGAGTTTAGGTCTTCGTATGAAAGTGAAGCCAATCTTGGCGATAAACTTGTTGTTAAAGTTTGGTATGATAAATACACTGGGCTTCATGCTCACATTGTTGACAAAATAAATCCAGAAAAGGTTTTCGTTCGCGCAAATCTTGGAGTAGGAAACATTGTAGCTAAgctataa
- the LOC140040318 gene encoding pituitary tumor-transforming gene 1 protein-interacting protein-like isoform X1, with amino-acid sequence MMCLKGVLLLVVLGTLLSTVLSTATDEPTSANPTTPAPTCADMSGSDCDKCLSIPGGKCFYCSTENKCADYPVGDIFPTKDCKLKNARWGTCKINFQALLISMGVIAGIILIAITYCVCRCCCCKSNNSAKWAKEDAKVERQKEDRQLRHDQKKADRKARNDEIRRKYGLTTDDDGQYHRLEDV; translated from the exons ATGATGTGTTTAAAAGGCGTTTTATTGTTGGTGGTGCTAGGCACACTGCTATCGACTGTGTTATCAACAGCCACTGATGAACCGACTTCGGCTAACCCAACGACGCCTGCGCCAA CATGTGCAGATATGAGTGGTTCAGATTGTGACAAGTGTCTTAGTATTCCTGGTGGAAAA TGTTTCTACTGTTCAACTGAGAACAAATGTGCGGATTATCCAGTCGGAGATATTTTTCCAACCAAAgattgtaaattgaaaaatgcaAGATGGGGAACATGTAAAA TAAACTTTCAAGCCTTACTGATTAGTATGGGAGTGATTGCAGGCATCATCCTTATAGCAATTACATATTGTGTCTGTAGATGTTGTTGTTGTAAGAGTAACAACAGTGCCAA ATGGGCTAAAGAAGATGCAAAAGTTGAACGCCAAAAAGAAGACAGACAATTAAGACATGACCAGAA gAAAGCAGATAGAAAAGCCAGAAATGATGAAATTAGGCGTAAATATG GCTTGACCACAGACGATGACGGCCAGTATCATCGGCTTGAAGATGTTTGA
- the LOC140040318 gene encoding pituitary tumor-transforming gene 1 protein-interacting protein-like isoform X2: MMCLKGVLLLVVLGTLLSTVLSTATDEPTSANPTTPAPTCADMSGSDCDKCLSIPGGKCFYCSTENKCADYPVGDIFPTKDCKLKNARWGTCKINFQALLISMGVIAGIILIAITYCVCRCCCCKSNNSAKWAKEDAKVERQKEDRQLRHDQKKADRKARNDEIRRKYGLLHDDGSD, translated from the exons ATGATGTGTTTAAAAGGCGTTTTATTGTTGGTGGTGCTAGGCACACTGCTATCGACTGTGTTATCAACAGCCACTGATGAACCGACTTCGGCTAACCCAACGACGCCTGCGCCAA CATGTGCAGATATGAGTGGTTCAGATTGTGACAAGTGTCTTAGTATTCCTGGTGGAAAA TGTTTCTACTGTTCAACTGAGAACAAATGTGCGGATTATCCAGTCGGAGATATTTTTCCAACCAAAgattgtaaattgaaaaatgcaAGATGGGGAACATGTAAAA TAAACTTTCAAGCCTTACTGATTAGTATGGGAGTGATTGCAGGCATCATCCTTATAGCAATTACATATTGTGTCTGTAGATGTTGTTGTTGTAAGAGTAACAACAGTGCCAA ATGGGCTAAAGAAGATGCAAAAGTTGAACGCCAAAAAGAAGACAGACAATTAAGACATGACCAGAA gAAAGCAGATAGAAAAGCCAGAAATGATGAAATTAGGCGTAAATATG GTCTTTTACATGACGATGGCAGTGACTGA